The genomic stretch TCATCGGCTACTCGTTTCCCTTGAGACGTTCGCGAAGAAGCGTCCCGACGGCCTCGAACCAGTGCTTCGTCCGGATCTTCTTTCCCTCGGACTTCCTGCGGGGCGCGTACCTGATGGGCACCTCGCGGATCCGGATACCCCGTTTCGCGACCATCGCCGTCACTTCGGGGCAGAACTCGAAGCCCTCGCAGCTGAGCGGGAGGTTCTTCAGGAGTTCGGTTCGAAAGGCCTTGTAGCAGGTCGGTTCATCCGTGATGCCGGTCCCGTAGAGCATGTTGGTGATGAGCGTCAGCGACACGCCGCCCATGTAGAAGATTGGCGACGACATCGGGTTGTCGCGCCTCAGCCTGCGTGAGCCGTAGACGACCTGAACGTCCGGGTCGTCGAACTCAGCGAGGATCGCGTGGTAGTCGGCGGGATCGTACTCGAGATCGCCGTCCTGGATGATGATGACATCCCCCGTGGCGCGCGGGATGCCCGCGCGGACCGCCGCACCCTTGCCTCTGTTCCGCTCGAGCTCGATCAGCGTGATGTCGCCGTCTTCCGTGAGTCCCCGGACGATGTCGGCCGTCTCGTCTGTCGAACCGTCATCGATGACGATGATCTCGGGTCCGAGACCGGTCGACAGGATACGCTGGATGATCTCGGCGATCGTGCCGGCCTCGTTGTAAGCGGGTATCAGCACGCTCAGGCGCGGCGGCTTGTCAGTCACGTCGACTTCTCCGTGGGGTCATGCGGCCGCGGGCGGGTCCGGCGTCTGAGACCGATGCCGGTCGCGCGCCATGCGTCTACCGATGTAGGCGAGCGCGGCGGCCGCGAAGAGCAGCAGATACGCGTCGAGCGGCAGCCGGTACCGCACACACGTCGTGAACGCGGGATAGAGAAGCGAGTAGAGGATCACGACAGCGTAGGCCGGCAGAAGCTCGCGCCACTTCCTCCGAGCAAGCCACATGCCCGCAAGGCCGAGGATGATGGCCGGGCCGCTCGTCAGGAGCGCGATCCACGTCGTGCGCGAGCCCGTGAACTCGTTCTTCTCGATGGTGTCAGGGTAGAAGCGGTAGTAGTTCACCAGCTTCTGGAGGTAGAGCGAGACGAACCGGCCGGGGTCGTCGCGCACATACTCGAGTCCGCGGTCCATGCACATCTGATCCCACGCGCCGGGCGGCGTCGTCTTCCGTGCCTCGGCGAGGTCCTCCGGCACGGGTGTCCGCGTCTGAGACGTCGCGGTCGCGTCCGGGTGATTCCCCAGCATGAAGGCGTGTCCGCCGACGGCCGAGACCGGGATGAACTCGCCGGAGACGATGGAGTTCCTGACGGTCCACGGCAGGACCACGGCCATGGCGGCCAGAGCGAGAACCACTGCGGCGAGGATGTTCCGCTTCCAGCGAAGCGTCCAAAGGAACGCGAACGGCGCGAAGATGAGCGAGACGGGGCGCGTCAGGACGAGCGCGCCGAGCGCGACGCCCTGCGCGAAGGCGAAGGAGACCTTCGGGCGCTTTCGGGTCTTCATGGCGAAGTAGACGAAGGCCAGCATGAGGAGCGTCGCCGTCTGGGTCGGGTAGAGCGCACCGGCCATGTAGACGTAATAGGGATAGAACGCCCCGAAGAAGGCCGCGAGCAGGCCCACCCCCTTCCCGAGCGAGTCGCGCGCGATGAGATAGAGCAGGAGAGGAATGAACCCCGAAAGGAGCGCCTGGAAGAGGTAGGCCGCGCGATAGGAGTGCCCGGCCAGAGCGTACGGCACGCTCATCACGAACGCCTGGAACGGCGGTCGGAGCACGGCCATCTCGTCAGGCTCGCCCGTCGCGATGCGTCCCTCCGACACGATCCGCCATGCGATCGTGTCGAAGTACCTCGGGTCCGGCCAGTAGAGCTCGTCGTCGAGCGTCATCACGAAGCCGACGCGGACGCCGATCGTGAGGACGACGATGACGAGCAGAAGGACGGCGGACCGCCGCTTGATGAGGCGCTTGAGAGCGTGTGACATGGTGAGCCCGAGCGTATCTATGTCCTCTGCGGAGTGTCAAGGAAATCCGCTTCCACCGGAGCAGATCGGCATGAACGGCCCGT from Candidatus Effluviviaceae Genus V sp. encodes the following:
- a CDS encoding glycosyltransferase, which translates into the protein MTDKPPRLSVLIPAYNEAGTIAEIIQRILSTGLGPEIIVIDDGSTDETADIVRGLTEDGDITLIELERNRGKGAAVRAGIPRATGDVIIIQDGDLEYDPADYHAILAEFDDPDVQVVYGSRRLRRDNPMSSPIFYMGGVSLTLITNMLYGTGITDEPTCYKAFRTELLKNLPLSCEGFEFCPEVTAMVAKRGIRIREVPIRYAPRRKSEGKKIRTKHWFEAVGTLLRERLKGNE